A genomic stretch from Hemicordylus capensis ecotype Gifberg chromosome 1, rHemCap1.1.pri, whole genome shotgun sequence includes:
- the LOC128345586 gene encoding protein TUNAR isoform X1 produces MHCMVSLRRRIKKLTTKMVITSGNEEEKGNQEKESKEESILAMLGIIGTILNLIVIIFVYIYTTL; encoded by the coding sequence GTTAGCCTGAGGAGAAGGATCAAGAAATTGACTACCAAGATGGTAATCACTAGtgggaatgaagaagaaaaaggcaaTCAAGAAAAGGAAAGCAAGGAAGAATCCATCCTGGCAATGCTGGGAATTATTGGGACAATTCTAAACCTCATTGTGATCATTTTTGTGTACATCTACACGACATTGTAA
- the LOC128345586 gene encoding protein TUNAR isoform X2, whose product MVITSGNEEEKGNQEKESKEESILAMLGIIGTILNLIVIIFVYIYTTL is encoded by the coding sequence ATGGTAATCACTAGtgggaatgaagaagaaaaaggcaaTCAAGAAAAGGAAAGCAAGGAAGAATCCATCCTGGCAATGCTGGGAATTATTGGGACAATTCTAAACCTCATTGTGATCATTTTTGTGTACATCTACACGACATTGTAA